Part of the Kamptonema formosum PCC 6407 genome, TTCTGTTGGTGGAAAAAATCGAGGTCAGGAAGGGGAGAAGGGTAAGCTTTCTGCTGCTTACGTTGAGTTAATTTGTCAGCAACAGCCTGATTTCTTTTTGTTTGAAAATGTTAAAGGTTTGTGGAGAACTCAAAAGCATAGAGTGTTTTTTGAGGAGTGTAAAAATCGGCTAAACCAAGCTGGCTATGTATTGACAGAGCGCCTAATTAATGCAATAGAATATGGAGTGCCACAAGATAGAGATAGAATTATTTTACTAGGTTTCCGTAAGGATTTAATTAAGGATAGGGGCATCAAACTTGATGAAGTTGGGGGAATGTTGCCTGAAGGTGTTTTTCCTTGGAATAGTCAGATTATATATCCCAAGTCCCAGGCTTTTGCTTACTCTTGGCCCTCTACGAATTCATTTGAAGAAAATTCGCTGCTTCCTTGTGCAAATGGCATTCCTCAAGAGTTAACAGTTGAGTTTTGGTTCCAGAAAAATGATGTGATGAATCATCCCAATGCTGAACATTGTTTCAAGCCGAAAGCCGGGATTAAGCGCTTTGCTGTTGTTGATGAGGGAGATGATTCGAGAAAGTCATTTAAGCGGCTGCATAGATGGCGTTATTCACCGACAGCCTGTTATGGGAATAATGAAGTGCATTTACATCCTTACAAAGTTCGTCGGCTATCTGTCGCGGAGGTGTTGGCTATTCAATCTTTGCCTAAAGAATTTGTATTACCGGCTTCGATGACGCTAAGTAATATGTTTAAAACTGTGGGAAATGGTGTACCTTTTTTGGCGGCGAAAGGAATTGCCAAAAGTATGATTGAGTTTTGGGAGAGAAGTGAGTATAAAGCTTACAGTACCAGTGAATATATTCACAGTTCATTGACAACTGCTATATAATCTATCAAGGTTTAAAACCTTGATTCTCTAAATTGCCGACAGCCTACTATGACCGCCACTCCCCGCCGCTATCACATTACCACCTTCGGATGCCAGATGAACAAAGCCGACTCGGAACGCATGGCCGGCATCCTAGAAGATATGGGTTTCGAGTGGTCTGAAGACCCCAATGAAGCCAGCTTAATTCTCTACAATACTTGTAGCATTCGGGACAGTGCCGAACACAAAGTTTATTCCTATCTGGGAAGACAAGCCGGCCGCAAGCGTGTAGAACCAGAACTGACTTTAATTGTTGCTGGATGCGTGGCCCAGCAAGAAGGCGAAGCGTTACTGCGGCGAGTTCCTGAATTAGATTTAGTGATGGGGCCGCAACACGCAAATCGCTTACAAGATTTACTTGAACAAGTGTTTGATG contains:
- a CDS encoding DNA cytosine methyltransferase, producing MKKSYCIFSFFAGSGFLDLGFELSGFKIAYINEIFSPFMQAYRYSRKCLNLPLPEYGYSEGEEADVTRLTAGEAALKLRELMQDARKNNDIIGFIAGPPCPDFSVGGKNRGQEGEKGKLSAAYVELICQQQPDFFLFENVKGLWRTQKHRVFFEECKNRLNQAGYVLTERLINAIEYGVPQDRDRIILLGFRKDLIKDRGIKLDEVGGMLPEGVFPWNSQIIYPKSQAFAYSWPSTNSFEENSLLPCANGIPQELTVEFWFQKNDVMNHPNAEHCFKPKAGIKRFAVVDEGDDSRKSFKRLHRWRYSPTACYGNNEVHLHPYKVRRLSVAEVLAIQSLPKEFVLPASMTLSNMFKTVGNGVPFLAAKGIAKSMIEFWERSEYKAYSTSEYIHSSLTTAI